The following nucleotide sequence is from Longimicrobiaceae bacterium.
CAGGGCGGCGGGACCGACTTCCCGCCGGTGATGGCGCTGGCGGCCACGGGCTCGGACTCGCTGGCGTACGAGGTGGGGCGCGTGATCGCGGTGGAGGGGCGGGCGGCCGGCGTGACGCTGAACCTGGCGCCCGTGCTGGACGTGAACTCCAACCCGGCGAACCCCATCATCAACACGCGCTCGTTCGGCGAGGACCCGGCGGCGGTGGCGCGCTTCGGGGCGGCGTACGTGCGGGGGCTGCACGCGGGCGGGATGCTGGCCGCGGGAAAGCACTTCCCCGGCCACGGCGACGCGGCCACGGACTCGCACATCGGCCTGCCGCTCATCCGCGCCAGCAGGGCGCGGCTGGACTCGGTGGAGCTGGTGCCGTTCCGGGCGGGCGTGGCGGCGGGGCTGGACGCGGTGTTGGTGGGCCACATCGCCGTGCCCGCCATCGACCCGGAAGACGGGCGGCCGGCGTCGCTGTCGCCGCGCATCGTCACCGGCATCCTGCGCGGGGAGATGGGCTTCCGCGGCATCGTCTTCACCGACGCGATGAACATGGGCGGCCTCACCCGCCGCTTCAGCCAGGCGGACGCGACCGTGCTGGCGATCGAGGCGGGCGCCGACATCCTGCTCCAGCCGGACGACCCTCGCGCCGCCGTCACCGCCGTGGAGGCCGCGGTCCGCTCCGGCCGCATCTCCGAATCGCGCATCGACGCCTCCGTCCGCCGCATCCTCGCGGCGAAGGAGCGCGCTGGACTTGCGCAGCGTCGCGAGGTCGATCCGCGCGCTATCCCGGGCGTGGTCGGCATCGAGGCCCACGAGCGGCTGGCGGCGGAGGTCGCGGCGCGCTCCATCACCCTGGCGCGCGACGGCCGCGGGCTGGTTCCCATCTCCCGCACGGCGCGGCGCGTGCTCTCCATCACCTACGCCGACGCGGGCAGCCTCACCGCCGGCCGCGCGTTCGACGAGGCGCTGGCAGGTCCCGAGCGTGCGGTCGAGTCGGTGCGCGTGGACGGCCGCACCTCCTCCGCGGAGTACGCGGACCTCGCCCGCCGCGCCGCATCTGCCGAGGTCGTGATCGTCTCCGCGTACGTGGCGCCGCGCCAGTACCGCGGCTCGGTGGACGCGGCGGAGGGCTTCTCCGGCTTCGTGGAGCGCCTGGCTGCCGGCGGGGCGCCGGTGATCGCCGTCTCGTTCGGCAGCCCGTACCTGGTCTCCGCCTTCCCGAGCGTGCCCGCGTACCTGCTCGCCTGGGGCCGCGAGGAAGTCTGCCAGCGCGCCGCCGCCGACGCGCTCCTGGGCCGCGCGCCC
It contains:
- a CDS encoding glycoside hydrolase family 3 N-terminal domain-containing protein; the encoded protein is QGGGTDFPPVMALAATGSDSLAYEVGRVIAVEGRAAGVTLNLAPVLDVNSNPANPIINTRSFGEDPAAVARFGAAYVRGLHAGGMLAAGKHFPGHGDAATDSHIGLPLIRASRARLDSVELVPFRAGVAAGLDAVLVGHIAVPAIDPEDGRPASLSPRIVTGILRGEMGFRGIVFTDAMNMGGLTRRFSQADATVLAIEAGADILLQPDDPRAAVTAVEAAVRSGRISESRIDASVRRILAAKERAGLAQRREVDPRAIPGVVGIEAHERLAAEVAARSITLARDGRGLVPISRTARRVLSITYADAGSLTAGRAFDEALAGPERAVESVRVDGRTSSAEYADLARRAASAEVVIVSAYVAPRQYRGSVDAAEGFSGFVERLAAGGAPVIAVSFGSPYLVSAFPSVPAYLLAWGREEVCQRAAADALLGRAPITGRLPVSLPPLFPIGTGLRRDVVQ